The sequence TATCGCCGAAACGACGAAGCTTGGGATAGACTTAGTAGCAATCAAACGAGGAGAGCATGGCTCGGTCGGCAGTTATCAAGGTAAAGTCGTCGAGGCAGCACCGGTGCCAGCGGCAAAAGTCGTCGACACAGTTGGCGCTGGAGACGGCTTTGATGCTGGACTGTTGTATGGTTATCTCCAAGGTTGGCCTCTTGAGCGGATGCTGACATTTGCCAACACAATAGGTTCGATGGTCGTCAGCATTGTCGGGGACAACGAAGGCTTGCCTTATTTAGAAGAAGTGCAAGCGCAGCTCGGCGAGCTTGAACGCATTGAACGCTAGTCGTTGAGGAAAGGGGAATCGACATGAAGTTGCAGCTTGCGCTTGACCGCCTGAATTGGGAAACGTGTTTTGCGCTAGTAGAAGATACAAGTGACGCTATTGATATAATTGAAATAGGCACTGGCGTTATCAAAGAATATGGCATGGAAATCGTAAGGCAAATGCGCAAAGCATTCCCCCGCCACACGTTGCTTGCAGACATGAAAATTTGCGATGCCGGGAAACACGAGGCACGACAAGCGTTTGCAGCAGGCGCCGATATCGCAACGGTTATGGCATTCGCTCCAGCTCCCACCATTAGGGAGACGCTTTCAGTAGCTAGCCAAGAAGGCAAAGAAATTATGGTTGACCTCCTTGGCGTCGACAAAACCGAGCAAGTGAAGGCATTGAAAGAACAAGGCGTTTCATTTGTCGGACTTCATCTCGGCAAGGACGAACAGCAGCATAAACAGCTTGGACGAGGACTGTTTCAGTTAGTTGAGGGGACTGGACTAAAAACCGCTATTGCCGGCGGTGTTACCGTTGAATCGTTGCCAACGATTCTCCCATACCGGCCAGACGTCCTCATTGTCGGCAGCGGGATTACCAAGGCGGAAAAGCCAAAGGAAGCGGCGCTGCGCATCAAAAAACGAATGATAGCGTCATGAGGATAACGTTTTTCCTTGACTCGTTTGGCATTACGTGCACACAATAGCTGGATTTCTTTCTAGGATGTTAAGAGCCGCTTCACACATCGTTCCCATCTTTGAACGAGTGTAGGCGGCTTTTTTTAACAAATCAGCATGATTAATAATGCCGAGATCGGCTAACGCTTCTTGAAAATAGCCGAGTTCTGCTTGATGGCTAGTTGGGCAATCTGCAGCTAATATTATGTGGCAGCGGGCAAACGTGGCAATGATCCAAAAAACGGCCTCACGGTGGTGGCCTTCGTCAATCAGTTTTTCTGTGCCATCTACTGCCAGCGGGCGTGCTTCTAGTGAAATGTCAGAGCTAAAAAAGAAAGCTGTTTTTTTCAGCTTTACCGTCATGTCAAACGTATGGGCCAGTGCCGTTAAATGGCGCTTGGCCTGTTTGGCATCCATGTGTTGGCAACCTAGTTGGCTAAGCAAATGCTCAAATACGTCCTCCAGTTGGTAAGAGGTGAGCACCTCTTTTGCCGCTAAATAACGAAGCCGTACAGTAGGGTTGCGTAAGGCGGCGACAAGAAAAAGATGGGCGACGACACCAGTCGGGAAAAGCCAGTTCATGACAAGTTCGTGAAACGGTTTTTCAACGTGAAGCTGTTCTAGCCCTCTCTCTGATTTTGAACGGACATCGTCAAGGCGGCGCTTGACCCATTTTTCTTGGCAAAATTGCCGTGACACTTCCTCTTGCAAAGGCTTTAGAAACCCTTCTTGGTCAACGATAATCGTATCGGTTTGAAAGGCATGGGCGATATGGTAGTGTGACAGGACGATTTCAGACGATGACAGCGCCTTTTCAGGAATATAAGAAACTTCTAGTAAAACGCCTTTATAGCGAAATTTGCCGATTTTTAAAGGAGGCTCCTCTAAAG is a genomic window of Shouchella clausii containing:
- the hxlA gene encoding 3-hexulose-6-phosphate synthase, whose translation is MKLQLALDRLNWETCFALVEDTSDAIDIIEIGTGVIKEYGMEIVRQMRKAFPRHTLLADMKICDAGKHEARQAFAAGADIATVMAFAPAPTIRETLSVASQEGKEIMVDLLGVDKTEQVKALKEQGVSFVGLHLGKDEQQHKQLGRGLFQLVEGTGLKTAIAGGVTVESLPTILPYRPDVLIVGSGITKAEKPKEAALRIKKRMIAS